A region of Streptomyces halobius DNA encodes the following proteins:
- a CDS encoding DUF6415 family natural product biosynthesis protein, which yields MTTDRIETSTVMSADLSAPDPIDEETIQSTIDRAQELRDASPCADELSELEEELRGHIARLLPEARKPTRHLGLGSIEEHRLTARLDAIERLTRQGPGQGALAAHVQVHQLARGCQYLLARHTAETR from the coding sequence ATGACCACCGACCGCATCGAAACATCGACTGTCATGTCTGCCGACCTCTCGGCACCTGACCCGATCGACGAGGAAACGATCCAATCCACGATCGACCGCGCGCAGGAGCTGCGCGACGCCTCTCCTTGCGCTGATGAACTGTCCGAGTTGGAAGAGGAGTTGCGTGGACACATCGCGCGCCTTCTCCCCGAGGCCCGTAAGCCGACACGGCATCTGGGACTCGGCAGCATCGAGGAGCACCGGCTGACGGCCCGGCTCGATGCAATCGAGCGACTTACCCGGCAGGGTCCCGGGCAGGGCGCGCTCGCCGCTCACGTCCAGGTGCATCAGCTCGCGCGAGGTTGTCAGTACCTGTTGGCTCGGCACACAGCGGAGACCCGGTGA
- the uppS gene encoding polyprenyl diphosphate synthase: MPAPPRHVAIIMDGNGRWATSRGLPRTAGHTVGERALADVVEGATEIGIRYLTVFAFSTENWNRPPAEVRFLMTFIRRMLRPRRDALHAQGVRIRWLGRISELPPELVTEIEAAERLTAGNTGLTLAVCINYGGRSELVDAARRIAEAAAARSLDWTCRADRRSCP; the protein is encoded by the coding sequence GTGCCGGCACCGCCCCGCCATGTCGCCATCATCATGGACGGCAACGGCCGCTGGGCCACCTCCCGCGGGCTGCCCCGCACAGCGGGCCACACCGTCGGGGAACGGGCTTTGGCGGATGTGGTCGAGGGCGCCACTGAGATCGGCATCCGCTACTTGACGGTATTCGCGTTCTCCACCGAGAACTGGAACCGCCCGCCGGCGGAAGTCCGCTTCCTCATGACGTTCATTCGGCGCATGCTGCGCCCGCGCCGGGACGCACTGCACGCCCAAGGAGTGCGGATTCGTTGGCTGGGGCGCATTTCCGAGTTGCCCCCTGAGCTGGTCACCGAAATTGAGGCAGCGGAGCGGCTGACCGCCGGCAATACCGGACTCACCCTCGCTGTGTGCATCAACTACGGGGGGCGCTCGGAGCTGGTGGACGCGGCGCGCCGCATCGCCGAAGCCGCCGCTGCCAGGAGCCTCGACTGGACATGCCGCGCTGATCGACGCAGCTGCCCATGA
- a CDS encoding transposase family protein, with product MAGDNRISASTVRRWVMEVIDLLAARAPRLDRALKKVTRKGGHVVLFDGTLIRTRRRTGADNRRNYSGKHKAHGLLFLALTDDKGRLLWLSAARPGHSSEITTARYNRFVEQLRAHKLGAIGDLGFTGLDNDPNNLVVITGYKAARTKPRTPAKKQVNKLIASVRAVCEHAFAHLKNWRTLTKLRLHARHATTLLSALLVLTNTEVSR from the coding sequence ATGGCGGGCGACAACCGCATCTCCGCGAGCACGGTGCGCCGCTGGGTGATGGAAGTGATCGACTTGCTCGCCGCGCGGGCCCCGCGCCTTGACCGCGCGCTGAAGAAGGTCACCCGAAAGGGCGGCCACGTCGTCCTGTTCGATGGCACCCTGATCCGAACCCGGCGCCGCACCGGAGCGGACAACCGACGCAACTACAGCGGCAAACACAAGGCCCACGGCCTGCTCTTTCTCGCACTCACCGATGACAAGGGCCGTCTTCTGTGGCTGTCCGCAGCCCGCCCGGGACACTCCTCGGAGATCACCACCGCCCGCTACAACCGGTTCGTCGAGCAGCTACGCGCCCACAAGCTGGGCGCCATCGGCGACCTCGGCTTCACGGGCCTGGACAACGACCCGAACAACCTCGTGGTCATCACCGGTTACAAAGCCGCCCGCACAAAACCGCGCACCCCGGCGAAGAAACAGGTCAACAAGCTGATCGCGTCCGTCCGAGCCGTCTGCGAGCACGCCTTCGCGCACCTGAAGAACTGGAGGACTCTCACCAAGCTCCGCCTGCACGCGCGTCACGCCACCACGCTCCTGAGCGCCCTGCTCGTGCTGACCAACACCGAAGTCTCGCGCTGA
- a CDS encoding type I polyketide synthase, whose translation MSAINVPGRFQPIAIVGAACRLPGDIGDLDGLWQALEEGRDLVGEAPAERFDASRFIDTSMPRAGKSYTAAGGFLSDVASFDAEYFGITPKEAVQMDPQHRLLLELAVEALDDAAIASRALAGSDTAVYIGISDASYGALQMMRLRSVNAYTMAGAASSLAANRLSHCLDLRGPSMAIDTACSSSLVALDRACRTLWDGTSRTALAGGANVLLSPYHYVGFSQASMLSKQGKCAAFSAEADGFVRAEGGGLVVLKRLADAQVDGDRVHGVILGSGANNDGRTAGVSLPNPEAQEDLLRELYDQTGILPDELVYLEAHGTGTLVGDPSECRAIGGALAARRRAGVLPIGSVKSNLGHLEPASGIAGLLKALLVLRHGTAPASLHTQPANPDIDFAGLNLAPVANALPLPASSRPVVGVNSFGFGGANAHVIVSAAPAVPDGAGTADEATGAARPVLVSARTPQALREAVARMAERLAQTGPDRFYDLAYTATMRRGAHRHRAVVIADGPGEAADRLAAVFPGEEAEEAHGESGGAVAEATEHGRVAFVFSGNGSQWAGMGADLVDGDGPFSAALAAVDAALLPHLGWSVAEKLGTVTQAELAATEVAQPLLFAVQVAVAAVLRERGITPSAVLGHSVGEVAAAHVAGALSLAQAARVIAERSRAQAGTAGCGRMAALALPQAKAAEVLAGYPELAVAAVNSDRDVTISGPEPQLLCLAAEMRAQDTACTVLELNYAFHSAAMDSLREPLLRALDGLAPSPTRVPLYSTVTGQRIDGTELDAAYWWRNEREPVQFASAVDATVEHGVDIFVEVGPHPVLRPYLRRATGRTRARTLAVVPTLRRATDGGPALHEAVEATMAAGADIDWTGYFPRPGRVVDLPAYPWQRERHWNGTPHDWVRSSGDGQVEHPLLGERMPGPHPVWHGAVEPALVPWMADHKLAGSVVVPAAAYLEMVLAAGERALGTAVSVDRMDISSPLTVPWAEASSVHTQLALNPDDGVVTISSTDEGARDPRPHVRARVRQRIGSAPGPVDLTGPRARCTRHIAAADQYTALAQRGLMYGPMFQVLTELHVGSGEVLAAYQQTDTRQQFTADPRLLDGALQAGAPLVEGITADGDAYLPSAFEAVRVWRAPAAKGFVHVRERSCAPAEVCWDITVTDEDGTVTVELEGCRLRRFTSPVHAPVTRHHTVLRAAPHTDTPAAPSPLPASRQIVDACEEWIGELRRAWRPLRGAEVVEWAQEALATFFAGAVADLLPDPAEPFTVAELTAAGVLEKHIPLLELELPVLERHGFVTRTAPGHWKLTSAERPSPDTLNTGLSEFPAFGNEVALGARNGAQIMPLLRGECDPLETLTGEGAGYILELFYDTAPFCRFHNRIAQALVGEMARRWPADRPLRVLEVGAGTGGLASALLPVLPADRTTYLYTDLSAFFLSPAQQRFARYDFVQYRTFDLDVDPQEQDLAEGGFDLVVAANALHTCKDLTATLERIAALLAPGGRLLSFETHNPAMLLPWFWAVDGFWHHHTDRELRPRSGLLPREEWPPLLERCGFTDIVQTGDDCASDLTSASVVLATAPQRPRALPPAPPAGPESAAFVIVTEKPAEEPLADSVAELLAAGGRHTVRLVQADEDVQEWQRGIGKTVEELHLVLILADSAPSDVGELTEHTAQRATVLRSLAQAHEGRLPHRRTSLWLVTRPSGALPAPERAQAPADAAAWGIARTLDNEYPDLAVRRISFHRSDEPSADAYRLACELLAPSDEDEILLTRGGRFVPREMPLPATPARAADHYALDVHSPGLSYTLGWKAAEPREPGAGEITVAVRAAALNYRDIMYVTGLLPAEASEGTPAATPGLECTGIVTAVGPGVSTPAVGDRVFGLAPAALASHVTTPAQGLQHIPDGMSFEAAATLPVAFTTVHYSLEHLTRLRPRETVLVHGGAGGVGLATLQFARTRGAHIIATAGNETKRDLLRSLGAQQVLDSRSLDFASEVKPLTGGHGVDVVVNSLAGEAIGRSLELLRPGGRFIELGKRDIYENKPLSLAPFRNDLAFFGVDLLSLTHRPDEALALVEEVGERVRSGAYRPLPHTVYPAARVREAFELMQHSRHIGKVVVAFDPLDEPVTVAADPARPTLDPQGTYLITGGLSGFGAATAHWLADRGARHLVLVSRRGAAAPEAPSLLDALTRRGVHATAQATDCTDMEAMRTLLDGIDAKGHPLRGVVHCAMHLDDAPLSELSEERFAAVLAPKAGGALVLDQLTRDRRLDLFLLISSSAAYAGNVHQAPYVAGNLFVEALVRQRRAAGLPAQAIAWGALGETGYVIRNDLTAQLSALGLEPLSLRDAFATLDDLLTRDTPVTGAGRYNWGRTRDLLPTLNAPRHSLLLPSSSETRGRSREEILAALAALPPEQARAAVQDAITQLLAKVMQMDPDTLDPHRRLDEYGIDSLMAAELLTSMRHQFDVDIPPMELLRSGRTIDGLTTLLHLHLGLNDGQASAATEPTAAAADPSTQPSATPAHPAPHPQR comes from the coding sequence ATGAGCGCCATCAACGTCCCTGGCCGGTTCCAGCCGATCGCCATTGTGGGAGCCGCATGCCGATTGCCTGGTGACATCGGCGATTTGGACGGGTTGTGGCAAGCGCTGGAAGAGGGCCGGGACCTGGTCGGTGAAGCGCCCGCCGAACGGTTCGACGCCAGCCGGTTCATCGATACGAGCATGCCGCGCGCTGGCAAGAGCTACACCGCTGCGGGCGGTTTCCTGTCCGATGTCGCCTCCTTCGATGCCGAGTACTTCGGTATTACGCCGAAGGAGGCCGTGCAGATGGACCCCCAGCACCGGCTGCTGCTGGAGCTGGCGGTGGAGGCGTTGGACGACGCTGCGATCGCCTCGCGAGCGCTGGCGGGTTCGGACACCGCGGTCTACATCGGGATCAGTGACGCCTCGTACGGTGCTCTGCAGATGATGAGGCTGCGCTCGGTGAACGCCTACACCATGGCGGGGGCCGCGTCCTCGCTGGCGGCGAATCGCCTCTCGCACTGCCTGGACCTGCGCGGCCCCAGTATGGCGATCGATACGGCCTGCTCGTCCTCGCTGGTGGCGCTGGACCGCGCGTGCCGCACGCTGTGGGACGGGACCAGTCGTACGGCGCTGGCCGGGGGTGCGAACGTGCTGCTCAGCCCGTATCACTATGTGGGGTTTTCGCAGGCGTCCATGCTCTCGAAGCAGGGCAAGTGCGCGGCTTTCTCCGCCGAGGCGGATGGTTTTGTACGGGCCGAGGGCGGCGGGCTGGTGGTCCTCAAGAGGCTGGCGGACGCGCAGGTCGACGGTGACCGGGTGCACGGGGTGATCCTCGGCAGCGGCGCTAACAACGACGGCCGCACCGCCGGCGTCTCCCTGCCCAACCCCGAAGCTCAGGAAGACCTGTTGCGCGAGCTGTACGACCAAACAGGCATCCTGCCGGATGAGTTGGTGTATCTGGAGGCGCACGGCACCGGCACTCTGGTCGGGGATCCGTCCGAGTGCCGCGCCATCGGGGGCGCGCTGGCGGCCCGTCGGCGGGCGGGGGTGTTGCCGATCGGGTCGGTGAAGTCGAACCTGGGCCACCTGGAACCCGCCTCCGGCATCGCCGGGCTGCTCAAGGCGCTGCTGGTGCTGCGCCACGGCACCGCGCCGGCTTCGCTGCACACCCAGCCGGCCAATCCTGACATCGATTTCGCCGGACTGAACCTGGCACCGGTGGCGAACGCTCTGCCGCTACCGGCCTCGTCGCGCCCGGTGGTGGGCGTCAACTCCTTTGGCTTCGGCGGTGCCAACGCCCACGTCATCGTCAGCGCCGCCCCGGCGGTACCGGACGGCGCGGGCACAGCGGATGAGGCCACGGGCGCAGCCCGGCCGGTGTTGGTATCGGCGCGTACCCCGCAGGCGCTCCGCGAGGCGGTGGCCCGCATGGCCGAGCGGCTGGCGCAGACCGGGCCGGATCGGTTCTACGACCTCGCCTACACCGCGACCATGCGACGCGGCGCGCACCGGCACCGGGCGGTAGTGATCGCGGACGGGCCGGGGGAGGCGGCCGACCGGCTGGCGGCGGTGTTCCCGGGAGAAGAGGCCGAGGAGGCGCACGGGGAGAGCGGCGGGGCGGTCGCAGAGGCGACGGAGCACGGCCGGGTGGCGTTTGTCTTCTCCGGCAATGGGTCGCAGTGGGCGGGCATGGGCGCCGACCTCGTGGACGGTGACGGGCCCTTCTCCGCAGCCCTCGCGGCCGTGGATGCGGCGCTGCTGCCGCATCTGGGCTGGTCGGTGGCGGAGAAGCTGGGCACGGTCACCCAGGCTGAGTTGGCGGCGACCGAGGTCGCCCAGCCGTTGCTGTTCGCCGTGCAGGTCGCCGTGGCGGCCGTGCTGCGTGAGCGCGGTATCACCCCGTCCGCCGTGCTGGGGCACAGCGTGGGCGAGGTGGCCGCCGCCCATGTGGCTGGGGCACTGAGCCTTGCGCAGGCGGCGCGGGTCATCGCGGAGCGCTCCCGCGCCCAGGCGGGAACGGCCGGTTGCGGCCGGATGGCGGCCCTCGCTCTGCCGCAGGCAAAGGCCGCCGAGGTCCTCGCCGGCTACCCGGAGTTGGCGGTGGCGGCGGTCAACTCGGACCGGGACGTGACCATCTCAGGACCCGAACCCCAACTGCTGTGCCTGGCCGCCGAGATGCGCGCCCAGGACACCGCCTGCACCGTGCTGGAGCTGAACTACGCCTTCCACAGCGCCGCCATGGATTCCCTCCGCGAGCCGCTGCTGCGGGCCCTGGACGGCTTGGCGCCCTCACCGACCCGCGTGCCGCTGTACTCCACGGTGACGGGACAGCGAATCGACGGCACCGAGCTGGATGCCGCCTACTGGTGGCGGAACGAGCGCGAGCCCGTGCAGTTCGCTTCCGCGGTCGACGCCACCGTGGAGCACGGTGTGGACATCTTCGTGGAGGTCGGGCCGCACCCGGTCCTGCGGCCGTATCTGCGCCGGGCCACCGGTCGCACTCGCGCCCGGACCTTGGCCGTCGTGCCCACGCTGCGGCGCGCGACGGACGGCGGCCCGGCACTGCACGAGGCAGTTGAGGCGACGATGGCCGCCGGCGCCGACATCGACTGGACGGGGTACTTCCCCCGCCCGGGCCGGGTGGTGGACCTCCCCGCCTACCCCTGGCAGCGCGAGCGCCACTGGAACGGCACCCCGCACGACTGGGTGCGCAGCAGCGGCGACGGCCAGGTGGAGCACCCCCTGCTGGGGGAGCGGATGCCCGGCCCGCACCCGGTGTGGCACGGCGCCGTCGAGCCGGCGCTGGTGCCGTGGATGGCCGATCACAAGCTGGCCGGGTCGGTCGTCGTGCCCGCCGCCGCGTATCTGGAGATGGTCCTGGCGGCGGGCGAGCGGGCGCTGGGGACGGCGGTGTCGGTGGACCGTATGGACATCAGCAGCCCGCTGACCGTGCCCTGGGCCGAAGCCTCCAGCGTCCACACTCAGCTCGCACTGAACCCGGATGACGGAGTGGTGACCATCTCCAGCACCGACGAGGGCGCCCGCGATCCGCGGCCGCACGTGCGCGCCCGAGTCCGTCAACGCATCGGCAGCGCCCCCGGCCCCGTGGACCTGACCGGCCCCCGGGCCCGCTGCACGCGCCACATCGCCGCCGCCGACCAGTACACGGCGCTGGCGCAGCGAGGGCTGATGTACGGTCCCATGTTCCAGGTGCTGACCGAGCTCCACGTAGGGTCGGGCGAGGTGCTGGCCGCCTACCAACAGACCGACACAAGGCAACAGTTCACGGCGGACCCCCGACTGCTCGACGGCGCGCTCCAGGCCGGTGCACCGCTGGTGGAGGGGATCACGGCCGATGGCGATGCCTACCTGCCGTCGGCCTTCGAAGCCGTGCGCGTCTGGCGTGCTCCCGCCGCCAAGGGCTTTGTGCACGTACGCGAGCGGTCCTGTGCCCCGGCTGAGGTGTGCTGGGACATCACTGTCACCGACGAGGACGGCACGGTCACCGTCGAGCTGGAAGGCTGCCGGCTGCGCCGCTTCACCAGCCCCGTGCACGCACCGGTGACCCGGCATCACACCGTGCTCCGCGCTGCCCCGCATACCGACACCCCGGCCGCGCCGAGCCCGCTGCCCGCCTCCCGGCAGATCGTCGATGCGTGCGAGGAATGGATCGGGGAACTGCGCCGGGCCTGGCGGCCGTTGAGGGGCGCCGAGGTGGTGGAATGGGCCCAGGAGGCCCTCGCCACATTTTTCGCGGGAGCCGTGGCGGACCTCCTGCCCGATCCTGCCGAGCCCTTCACAGTGGCGGAGCTGACCGCTGCAGGCGTGCTGGAGAAGCACATTCCCCTGTTGGAGCTGGAGCTGCCGGTCCTGGAGCGGCACGGTTTCGTCACCCGCACGGCACCTGGCCACTGGAAGCTGACGTCCGCCGAACGTCCGTCTCCGGACACACTCAACACAGGATTGTCGGAGTTTCCCGCCTTCGGTAACGAGGTAGCGCTGGGGGCGCGCAATGGTGCGCAGATCATGCCGCTGCTCCGCGGAGAATGCGACCCGCTGGAGACGCTGACCGGCGAGGGCGCGGGATACATTCTGGAGCTGTTCTACGACACCGCGCCCTTCTGCCGCTTCCACAACCGCATCGCACAGGCCCTGGTCGGCGAAATGGCGCGGCGCTGGCCGGCCGACCGCCCGCTGCGCGTCCTCGAAGTCGGCGCCGGCACCGGCGGCCTGGCCAGCGCCCTGCTCCCCGTTCTGCCGGCCGACCGCACCACGTACCTCTACACAGACCTGTCCGCGTTCTTCCTCTCGCCCGCCCAACAGCGCTTCGCGCGTTACGACTTCGTGCAGTACCGCACCTTCGATCTCGACGTGGATCCACAAGAGCAGGACCTGGCCGAGGGCGGCTTCGACCTCGTGGTCGCCGCCAACGCCCTGCACACCTGCAAGGACCTCACCGCCACCCTGGAGCGGATCGCCGCCCTCCTGGCCCCCGGTGGCCGTCTGCTGAGCTTCGAGACCCATAACCCTGCGATGCTGCTCCCCTGGTTCTGGGCCGTGGACGGCTTCTGGCACCACCACACCGACCGTGAGCTGCGCCCGCGCTCCGGCCTGCTGCCCCGGGAGGAATGGCCGCCGCTGCTGGAGCGGTGCGGCTTCACCGACATCGTCCAGACCGGGGACGACTGCGCGTCGGACCTCACCTCCGCCTCCGTCGTGCTGGCCACCGCTCCCCAAAGGCCTCGTGCACTGCCGCCCGCACCTCCCGCCGGTCCGGAAAGCGCGGCTTTCGTCATCGTCACGGAAAAGCCCGCCGAGGAGCCGCTCGCCGACTCCGTAGCGGAGCTGCTCGCCGCCGGCGGACGGCATACGGTGCGCCTCGTCCAGGCCGATGAGGACGTACAGGAGTGGCAACGCGGCATCGGTAAGACGGTCGAGGAGCTCCACCTGGTGCTGATCCTGGCCGACAGCGCACCCTCCGACGTGGGCGAACTCACCGAACACACCGCCCAACGGGCCACTGTGCTGCGCAGCTTGGCGCAGGCCCATGAAGGCCGCCTCCCGCACCGCCGCACGTCGCTGTGGCTGGTGACCCGTCCCAGCGGCGCCCTCCCCGCTCCCGAGCGCGCCCAGGCCCCCGCTGACGCCGCGGCCTGGGGCATCGCCCGCACACTGGACAACGAGTACCCGGACCTGGCCGTCCGGCGTATCAGCTTCCACCGGTCCGACGAGCCGTCCGCCGACGCATACCGGCTGGCCTGCGAACTGCTCGCGCCCTCGGACGAAGACGAGATCCTCCTCACCCGCGGAGGACGCTTCGTCCCCCGCGAGATGCCGCTACCCGCCACGCCCGCCCGTGCCGCGGACCACTACGCCCTGGACGTCCACAGCCCCGGCCTCTCCTACACCCTCGGCTGGAAGGCGGCCGAGCCCCGGGAACCAGGCGCCGGGGAGATCACGGTGGCCGTGCGGGCCGCCGCGCTGAACTATCGCGACATCATGTACGTAACGGGACTGCTGCCGGCCGAAGCCAGCGAAGGGACCCCGGCCGCGACACCCGGACTGGAGTGCACCGGCATCGTCACCGCCGTGGGGCCCGGTGTCAGCACACCGGCCGTCGGCGACCGCGTCTTCGGCCTGGCGCCCGCGGCACTAGCCTCCCACGTAACCACCCCGGCCCAGGGGCTGCAGCACATCCCTGACGGCATGAGCTTCGAGGCCGCGGCGACCCTTCCGGTCGCCTTCACCACCGTGCACTACAGCCTGGAGCACCTAACCCGGCTCCGGCCAAGAGAGACGGTCCTGGTCCACGGCGGCGCCGGCGGTGTCGGGCTGGCCACACTCCAATTCGCCCGAACGCGCGGTGCGCACATCATCGCCACCGCGGGCAACGAGACCAAACGCGACCTGCTGCGTTCCCTCGGCGCCCAGCAGGTGCTGGACTCCCGCAGCCTCGACTTCGCTAGTGAGGTCAAGCCCCTCACCGGTGGGCACGGCGTCGATGTCGTCGTCAACTCCCTCGCCGGCGAAGCCATCGGCCGCAGCCTGGAACTGCTGCGCCCCGGCGGCCGGTTCATCGAATTGGGCAAGCGCGACATCTACGAGAACAAACCCCTCTCCCTCGCCCCGTTCCGCAACGACCTCGCCTTCTTCGGCGTCGACCTGCTCTCCCTGACGCACCGGCCCGACGAGGCACTCGCCCTGGTCGAGGAGGTCGGCGAGCGCGTGCGCAGCGGTGCCTACCGGCCCCTGCCGCACACCGTGTACCCGGCGGCCCGGGTGCGTGAGGCGTTCGAGCTGATGCAGCACTCCCGCCACATCGGCAAGGTCGTGGTCGCCTTCGACCCCCTCGACGAACCCGTCACCGTCGCAGCCGACCCCGCCCGGCCCACCCTGGACCCGCAGGGCACCTACCTCATCACCGGCGGGCTCAGCGGCTTCGGGGCAGCCACCGCACACTGGCTGGCCGACCGAGGAGCCCGCCACCTCGTCCTGGTCAGCCGGCGTGGGGCGGCCGCCCCCGAGGCCCCCTCCCTTCTCGACGCACTGACCCGGCGCGGAGTCCACGCGACCGCGCAGGCGACCGACTGCACGGACATGGAGGCCATGCGGACCCTGCTCGACGGCATCGACGCCAAAGGACATCCGCTGCGCGGCGTGGTGCACTGCGCCATGCACCTCGACGACGCACCCCTGAGCGAGCTGTCCGAAGAGCGCTTCGCGGCCGTGCTGGCCCCCAAAGCGGGCGGTGCACTGGTGCTGGACCAGCTCACCCGCGACCGCCGGCTCGACCTGTTCCTCCTCATCTCCTCCAGCGCCGCGTACGCCGGCAACGTACACCAGGCCCCGTACGTCGCGGGCAACCTCTTTGTCGAAGCCCTGGTACGGCAGCGGCGCGCAGCCGGTCTCCCGGCCCAGGCCATCGCCTGGGGAGCACTCGGCGAAACCGGATACGTCATCCGCAACGACCTGACCGCCCAGCTCTCCGCCCTCGGCCTGGAACCCCTCAGCCTCCGCGACGCGTTCGCCACCCTCGACGATCTGCTCACCCGCGACACCCCGGTGACCGGAGCGGGCCGCTACAACTGGGGCCGGACCCGCGATCTCCTCCCCACCCTCAACGCCCCACGCCACAGCCTGCTACTGCCTTCGTCCAGCGAGACGCGCGGCCGATCCCGCGAAGAGATCCTCGCCGCGCTGGCTGCCCTGCCCCCCGAACAGGCCCGCGCCGCGGTACAGGACGCCATCACCCAGCTGCTGGCCAAGGTCATGCAGATGGACCCGGACACCCTGGACCCGCACCGCAGACTGGACGAGTACGGGATCGACTCCCTCATGGCCGCCGAACTCCTCACGTCAATGCGCCACCAATTCGACGTCGACATCCCCCCGATGGAACTCCTGCGCAGCGGCCGCACCATCGACGGCCTCACCACCCTGCTGCACCTGCACCTCGGCCTGAACGACGGCCAGGCGTCAGCCGCCACCGAGCCCACAGCCGCGGCCGCCGACCCGTCCACCCAGCCGTCCGCCACTCCCGCACATCCCGCGCCGCACCCCCAGCGCTGA
- a CDS encoding recombinase family protein, with amino-acid sequence MRAIGPPLAFVYDRCASRSRRQLGMRLAGCRHYADRRGWALAGHWYDLGDDALSAHRPQLAALLSAMRAEAEHREVMCLIHTWERLAADATHRRLLQQRVIEAGGWTVTTFDESDRPIQSPVWIRGTQ; translated from the coding sequence ATGAGAGCTATCGGACCCCCGCTGGCCTTCGTCTACGACCGGTGCGCCAGTCGCTCCCGTCGTCAGCTGGGCATGCGGCTGGCGGGCTGCCGCCATTACGCCGATCGCAGGGGCTGGGCCCTTGCCGGCCATTGGTACGACCTCGGCGACGATGCGCTCAGCGCGCACCGGCCGCAGCTTGCTGCGCTGCTGAGCGCCATGCGGGCTGAGGCGGAACATCGCGAAGTGATGTGCCTGATTCACACGTGGGAGAGGCTGGCAGCCGACGCCACACACCGTCGGCTGCTCCAACAGCGCGTCATCGAGGCCGGCGGTTGGACAGTGACGACGTTCGACGAGTCCGACCGGCCCATCCAGAGTCCTGTGTGGATCAGGGGGACCCAGTGA
- a CDS encoding helix-turn-helix transcriptional regulator codes for MVRRAGNTRLKSARVAAGYHTQQAFAEALGVDVRQVRRWESDTPPWPHPDMQERLTNLTGQTMEALGFTVPAGRDQPSAQRSAAVPPRSGVGHLPAVPSQSGATMQPASVAADYENVTRSHRHLYWSVAPTTLHPAVGAHADLGCTLLAETAGRTRRAVAAALAETWLLAGRIEFFDLREPDDAGPTLLRALQAAGEANDSLLGSAILAHSAFIPGWAGDRDTAMERMVAARTYARRAPAPAEFLAWLNAVEAECETRCGNTRTALHLIAHAEETLAQCSEHPTPVWMDWFSPARLAAFKGNTQLKAGHLPQARTTLAGVLDQMLATEDKQRTVIYGDLAAVEAASGQPQEACRYACLALDQLEITWYATGMDRIREVRRALTPHQHDQCVRDLDERLYGWATTVNALSR; via the coding sequence ATGGTGCGACGTGCAGGAAACACCCGACTCAAGTCCGCCCGCGTGGCCGCTGGTTACCACACCCAGCAGGCATTCGCCGAGGCGCTCGGCGTAGACGTACGCCAAGTACGCCGATGGGAATCTGACACACCACCCTGGCCGCACCCCGACATGCAAGAACGCCTCACGAACCTCACCGGTCAGACCATGGAAGCGCTGGGATTCACCGTCCCCGCCGGCCGCGACCAGCCGTCAGCGCAGCGGAGCGCCGCCGTGCCTCCACGGAGCGGGGTCGGCCATCTACCGGCCGTACCCTCACAGTCCGGCGCAACCATGCAGCCCGCGTCCGTGGCGGCCGACTACGAGAACGTCACCCGCTCCCATCGACACTTGTATTGGTCGGTAGCCCCTACCACCCTCCACCCGGCCGTCGGCGCCCATGCAGACCTCGGCTGCACCCTGCTCGCCGAGACCGCCGGTCGAACCCGCCGCGCTGTGGCGGCCGCCCTCGCCGAGACATGGCTGCTCGCAGGACGCATCGAGTTCTTCGACCTTCGAGAGCCTGACGACGCCGGACCCACGCTGCTTCGCGCCCTTCAAGCCGCTGGTGAGGCGAACGATTCCCTGCTCGGGTCCGCGATCCTCGCCCACAGCGCCTTCATCCCCGGATGGGCAGGCGACCGTGACACCGCGATGGAGCGCATGGTGGCCGCCCGGACCTACGCCCGGCGCGCCCCTGCCCCAGCGGAATTCCTGGCCTGGCTGAACGCCGTCGAAGCAGAGTGCGAGACCAGGTGCGGGAATACGCGCACCGCACTGCACCTGATCGCACACGCCGAAGAAACGCTCGCCCAGTGCTCCGAGCACCCCACCCCGGTATGGATGGACTGGTTCAGTCCCGCGCGACTGGCCGCGTTCAAGGGCAACACCCAGCTCAAGGCCGGCCACCTGCCACAGGCACGCACAACACTCGCTGGCGTACTCGACCAGATGCTGGCAACGGAGGACAAACAACGCACCGTCATCTACGGCGACTTGGCCGCCGTCGAAGCCGCATCCGGACAGCCGCAGGAAGCCTGCCGGTACGCCTGCCTCGCGCTCGACCAGCTGGAGATCACCTGGTACGCGACCGGCATGGACCGCATCCGAGAAGTACGCCGAGCACTCACCCCACACCAACACGACCAGTGTGTGCGAGACCTCGATGAACGCCTTTACGGCTGGGCGACGACCGTCAACGCTCTGTCGCGTTGA